In Arthrobacter citreus, a single genomic region encodes these proteins:
- a CDS encoding YafY family transcriptional regulator, whose protein sequence is MKKSERINQILRFINQKQHFTLQDLMQEFQISKRTALRDVASIEEIGVPLYAEYGRYGGYRILNQMKLPPISFNTQEILALYFAMQALGSYSNLPFQVSYRTIHEKFINELSENQKQEIERMQNRVSFQNAVQIEECKHLEILLMAAVQNIVLKIVYKNISRTIHPIAIYVLKEYWYCQAYDMDKMAYRVFRCDRISSAEITKIQPLEELKEITKLNSHSLWKPSENAVKFKWLINEEGIELFQKEHYPSMKLINEFEKTYIIGTYEQNELGFIIKYLAKLGKTVKIIEPIILKESLRQYYKELLENIE, encoded by the coding sequence ATGAAAAAATCAGAAAGAATAAATCAAATTCTTCGCTTTATTAATCAAAAACAGCATTTTACACTTCAGGATTTAATGCAGGAATTTCAGATTTCAAAAAGGACAGCCTTAAGAGATGTAGCTTCTATAGAGGAAATTGGTGTACCGCTTTATGCAGAATACGGTCGTTACGGAGGTTATCGTATACTGAATCAGATGAAGCTCCCACCTATTTCTTTTAATACTCAAGAAATTCTTGCGCTTTACTTTGCTATGCAGGCACTTGGAAGCTATTCGAATTTGCCATTTCAAGTATCCTACCGAACAATACATGAAAAATTCATCAATGAACTGTCGGAAAATCAAAAGCAGGAAATAGAGCGGATGCAAAATCGAGTATCTTTTCAAAATGCCGTACAAATCGAAGAATGTAAACATTTAGAAATATTATTAATGGCAGCTGTTCAAAATATTGTACTTAAAATTGTATATAAAAATATATCTCGAACTATTCACCCGATTGCTATATACGTTTTGAAGGAATATTGGTATTGTCAAGCTTATGATATGGATAAAATGGCGTACCGTGTTTTCCGTTGCGATCGCATTTCATCAGCTGAAATAACTAAAATTCAGCCGTTAGAGGAATTAAAGGAAATTACGAAGTTAAATTCACATTCGCTTTGGAAACCATCAGAAAACGCTGTTAAATTTAAATGGTTGATTAATGAAGAGGGAATCGAATTATTTCAAAAGGAACACTACCCATCTATGAAACTAATCAATGAGTTTGAAAAAACATATATAATTGGTACATATGAGCAAAACGAACTAGGTTTTATCATTAAATATCTTGCCAAATTAGGCAAAACAGTCAAAATCATTGAGCCCATTATTTTAAAAGAAAGTTTACGACAATATTATAAAGAGTTACTTGAAAATATAGAATGA
- a CDS encoding VOC family protein — protein sequence MTVQLNSFLMMNGNAKEAIEFYKEALDAKLLFSQTFGDAPEDSNSPLPENLKDLVAHAILKIGETNIMIADLFPTMIYRNGNNVNICITTNEIEKTNTFYNSLKEDGQVVMPLQPVHFSPAYGIVTDKYGVTFQIFTAKSEDAVKRGHQKEI from the coding sequence ATGACTGTACAATTAAACTCATTTTTAATGATGAATGGCAATGCAAAGGAAGCAATTGAATTTTACAAAGAAGCTCTTGATGCAAAACTTTTATTTAGTCAAACTTTTGGAGATGCACCAGAAGACTCTAACTCCCCACTTCCAGAAAACTTAAAGGATTTAGTCGCACACGCAATCTTAAAAATTGGTGAAACGAATATTATGATTGCAGATCTATTTCCCACTATGATTTATCGAAATGGGAACAACGTGAATATTTGTATCACTACTAATGAAATAGAGAAAACCAACACTTTTTACAATTCGTTGAAGGAAGATGGCCAAGTGGTTATGCCGTTGCAACCTGTCCATTTTAGTCCAGCTTATGGCATAGTAACTGACAAATACGGGGTAACTTTTCAAATTTTCACAGCTAAATCAGAAGATGCAGTAAAAAGAGGACATCAAAAAGAAATTTAA
- a CDS encoding serine protease has protein sequence MKKKALFSIPISLLLIAMIVTSFFLIHMKPNTKNVSQAHKLAVYTKSSVVRILDYATVKWSFDLSDQRVINVLQKDDYKTSVSDLGSGVIISSNGYIITNSHVLESSHIMTDDDIGTNAFDIIVNEVASANNWDYDQTYDYMYKNTTYKVIEKGTSVYLPDVNESIKAEVKMNTSLTNAAQDVAVLKIDGKGFPTIPLGDSDSLQSQDQIWVIGYPAAADSNLFSDDSLLVPTMNEGQISAISKTTKQGTPVIQINAAATHGNSGGPVIDQNGKIIGLLTFRGDTVNGQEIQGFNFAIPVNTIKKYIDLLNVPHSSSNTDRLFKEGAELYWGGYYKDALLKFRTVQEIYPKYADINQFISDSAQKSDSSKILWTNYKEAFLQFYVISILIIISLLIYTFTSNSKQNVKNRTLTDQDKDG, from the coding sequence ATGAAAAAGAAAGCGCTTTTTTCCATTCCAATTAGTTTGCTACTAATCGCCATGATTGTCACTTCGTTTTTTTTAATTCACATGAAACCAAACACAAAAAATGTATCACAAGCACACAAATTAGCCGTTTATACAAAATCTTCAGTTGTACGAATTTTAGATTATGCAACTGTCAAATGGTCTTTCGATTTATCCGATCAGCGTGTGATTAATGTTCTTCAAAAAGATGATTACAAAACATCAGTATCCGATTTAGGCTCCGGTGTCATTATTAGTTCAAATGGATACATCATCACAAATTCTCATGTGCTAGAAAGTTCACATATTATGACAGATGATGATATTGGAACTAATGCTTTTGATATAATTGTGAATGAAGTAGCATCTGCAAACAATTGGGACTATGATCAGACTTACGATTATATGTATAAAAATACAACATATAAAGTAATCGAAAAAGGAACATCTGTCTATTTACCTGATGTAAATGAATCAATTAAAGCAGAAGTTAAAATGAATACATCGTTAACTAATGCAGCACAAGATGTGGCTGTATTAAAAATTGATGGAAAAGGCTTTCCAACCATCCCTCTAGGTGATTCTGATTCCCTTCAAAGTCAAGATCAAATTTGGGTGATTGGTTACCCAGCCGCAGCAGATTCTAACTTATTTTCAGATGATTCATTACTTGTCCCAACAATGAACGAAGGGCAGATTTCAGCCATTTCAAAAACAACCAAGCAAGGCACACCAGTAATACAAATCAATGCTGCTGCAACACACGGAAATAGTGGTGGACCGGTTATCGATCAGAATGGAAAAATCATCGGATTGCTCACATTTCGCGGTGACACCGTAAACGGTCAAGAAATACAAGGGTTTAATTTTGCTATCCCAGTGAATACAATTAAAAAATACATTGATTTATTAAATGTACCTCATTCAAGCAGTAACACTGATCGATTATTTAAAGAAGGAGCGGAGTTGTATTGGGGTGGTTATTATAAAGATGCTCTACTAAAATTCCGTACTGTCCAAGAAATCTATCCAAAGTACGCTGATATCAACCAATTCATCAGTGATTCTGCACAAAAATCTGATAGTAGCAAAATACTGTGGACTAATTATAAGGAGGCCTTTCTTCAATTTTATGTAATTTCAATTTTAATCATCATCTCTTTACTTATTTATACATTTACTTCTAATTCAAAACAAAATGTAAAAAATCGAACATTAACTGATCAAGATAAGGACGGTTGA
- a CDS encoding DUF1003 domain-containing protein, protein MVQNIWKQINFKKQIEKPKKIQGFDIDLNQENLSRIDRLVDRYESEILHHLDSDYTQKTKLSDRIADKIAQFGGSWKFIIWFSSTLAAWMIWNSLSFTKSFHFDSAPFILLNLCLSFIAAFQAPVIMMSQNRQAVRDKHESVIDFAINYKAEQEIDDMQSRLTNIENQLTEIRDLIKQKN, encoded by the coding sequence ATGGTACAAAACATTTGGAAGCAAATTAATTTTAAAAAACAAATTGAGAAACCAAAAAAAATACAAGGTTTTGATATTGATTTAAACCAAGAAAACTTATCACGTATTGATCGACTTGTGGATCGTTATGAGTCAGAAATTCTGCACCATTTAGATAGTGATTACACACAAAAAACAAAATTGTCTGATCGGATTGCAGATAAAATAGCGCAATTTGGTGGCAGTTGGAAATTTATTATATGGTTTAGTAGTACACTTGCTGCCTGGATGATTTGGAATAGCTTATCGTTTACGAAATCATTTCATTTTGACTCTGCGCCTTTTATCTTGCTGAACTTATGTCTATCATTTATTGCAGCATTTCAAGCACCAGTCATTATGATGAGTCAAAACCGTCAAGCAGTAAGAGATAAACATGAATCTGTTATCGATTTTGCTATAAATTATAAAGCAGAACAAGAGATTGATGATATGCAAAGTCGACTAACCAATATAGAGAATCAATTAACTGAGATTAGAGATTTAATTAAACAAAAAAATTAA